From a region of the Xanthomonas rydalmerensis genome:
- the lysS gene encoding lysine--tRNA ligase: MTEQTPAPSLAVDENSLIAERRAKLAALRAQGVAYPNDFRRSDFAGDLQAEFADTERWTAEALEAQGRSLRLAGRLLAKRVMGKASFVQLQDESGRIQLFLQANALGEAYDAFKGWDIGDIIGVEGGLTRTKTGELSIKATGLRLLTKALRPLPDKWHGLSDVEQRYRQRYVDLIVSPEAREVFVKRSKIIRAMRAWLDARRFLEVETPMMHYIPGGATAKPFTTHHNALDLDLYLRVAPELYLKRLVVGGLERVYEINRNFRNEGVSTRHNPEFTMMELYEAYATYHEVMDLTENVIRDVAREVLGTTQVHWDGADIDLAPAFRRWRMDEAVRHHNPEISAADCTDREALLRHCERLKIRTKPSYGWGKLLLEIFEATVEHTLIQPTFITDHPVEVSPLARSSDTEPGYTDRFELFINGKEIANGFSELNDPEDQAARFQAQVAAKEGGDDEAMHFDADYIRALEVGLPPTGGLGIGIDRLVMLLTGSSSIRDVLLFPYMRPEA, translated from the coding sequence ATGACCGAGCAGACCCCCGCGCCGTCCCTTGCTGTCGACGAGAACAGCCTCATCGCCGAACGGCGTGCCAAACTCGCCGCGCTGCGCGCGCAGGGCGTGGCCTATCCGAACGATTTCCGCCGCAGCGACTTCGCCGGCGATCTGCAGGCCGAGTTCGCCGACACCGAGCGCTGGACCGCCGAGGCGCTGGAGGCCCAGGGCCGCAGCCTGCGCCTGGCCGGGCGCCTGCTGGCCAAGCGGGTGATGGGCAAGGCCAGCTTCGTGCAGTTGCAGGACGAGTCCGGGCGCATCCAGCTGTTCCTGCAGGCCAACGCCCTGGGCGAGGCCTACGACGCCTTCAAGGGCTGGGACATCGGCGACATCATCGGTGTGGAGGGCGGGCTGACCCGCACCAAGACCGGCGAGCTGTCGATCAAGGCCACCGGCCTGCGGCTGCTGACCAAGGCCCTGCGGCCGCTGCCGGACAAGTGGCACGGCCTGTCGGACGTGGAGCAGCGCTATCGCCAGCGCTACGTCGACCTGATCGTGTCGCCGGAGGCGCGCGAGGTGTTCGTCAAGCGCTCCAAGATCATCCGCGCCATGCGCGCCTGGCTGGACGCGCGCCGCTTCCTGGAAGTGGAGACGCCGATGATGCACTACATCCCCGGCGGCGCCACGGCCAAGCCGTTCACCACCCACCACAACGCGCTGGACCTGGATCTGTACCTGCGGGTGGCCCCGGAGCTGTACCTGAAGCGCCTGGTGGTCGGCGGCCTGGAACGGGTCTACGAAATCAACCGTAATTTCCGCAACGAAGGCGTCAGCACCCGGCACAATCCGGAATTCACCATGATGGAGCTGTACGAGGCCTACGCCACGTACCACGAGGTGATGGACCTGACCGAGAACGTCATTCGCGATGTCGCCCGCGAGGTGTTGGGCACTACCCAGGTGCACTGGGACGGGGCCGACATCGACCTGGCGCCGGCATTCCGCCGCTGGCGCATGGACGAGGCGGTGCGCCACCACAACCCGGAGATCAGCGCCGCCGACTGCACCGACCGCGAGGCCCTGCTGCGCCATTGCGAGCGGTTGAAGATCCGCACCAAGCCGTCCTACGGCTGGGGCAAACTGCTGCTGGAGATCTTCGAGGCCACGGTCGAGCACACCCTGATCCAGCCCACCTTCATCACCGACCACCCGGTCGAGGTCTCGCCGCTGGCCCGCTCCAGCGACACCGAGCCGGGCTATACCGACCGCTTCGAGCTGTTCATCAACGGCAAGGAAATCGCCAACGGCTTCTCCGAGCTCAACGACCCGGAAGACCAGGCGGCGCGGTTCCAGGCCCAGGTGGCGGCGAAGGAAGGCGGAGACGACGAGGCGATGCATTTCGATGCCGACTACATCCGCGCACTGGAAGTCGGGCTGCCGCCGACCGGCGGCCTGGGCATCGGCATCGACCGGCTGGTAATGTTGCTCACCGGCAGCAGCTCGATCCGTGACGTGCTGCTGTTTCCGTATATGCGTCCGGAGGCTTAA
- a CDS encoding LytTR family DNA-binding domain-containing protein, whose translation MSDPSGASAYSRFQPWRRSFEIGFWVALTLINATANSVTVLIDIRNTGLHFAAWEPVVWEWSSNLMFLLIVPLVVVLTRRYPLHWDTWRRRLPGYLLGSVALSVLHVVGMVALRSLVYRLQGQHYDFGPWPQGLVYEYLKDVRSLASIALCVEMYRFLLRRWQGEAALLGAPDAGPPMGSLERPERFLVRKLGRDFLVAAADIEWLQASGNYVNLRVRGHDYPLRSTMAAIEARLDPARFVRIHRSYIVNLASVVSIEPLEAGEARVHLCDGSQVPCSRRYRAALRVAAGEGEAATVE comes from the coding sequence ATGTCCGATCCGTCCGGCGCCAGCGCCTACTCCCGTTTCCAGCCCTGGCGCCGCAGCTTCGAGATCGGCTTCTGGGTCGCGCTCACCCTGATCAACGCCACCGCCAACAGCGTCACGGTGCTGATCGACATCCGCAACACCGGGCTGCACTTCGCCGCGTGGGAGCCGGTGGTCTGGGAGTGGTCCAGCAACCTGATGTTCCTGCTGATCGTGCCGCTGGTGGTGGTGCTGACCCGACGCTACCCGCTGCACTGGGACACGTGGCGACGCCGGTTGCCGGGTTATCTGCTGGGCAGCGTGGCGCTGTCGGTGTTGCACGTGGTGGGGATGGTCGCCCTGCGCAGCCTGGTCTACCGCCTGCAGGGCCAGCACTACGATTTCGGCCCGTGGCCGCAGGGGCTGGTCTACGAATACCTCAAGGACGTGCGCAGTCTGGCCTCGATCGCGCTGTGCGTGGAGATGTACCGGTTCCTGCTGCGGCGCTGGCAGGGCGAGGCGGCGCTGCTCGGCGCGCCCGACGCCGGCCCGCCGATGGGCTCGCTGGAGCGGCCGGAGCGCTTCCTGGTGCGCAAGCTGGGCCGCGACTTCCTGGTCGCCGCGGCCGACATCGAATGGCTGCAGGCCTCGGGTAACTACGTCAACCTGCGCGTGCGCGGCCACGACTATCCGCTGCGCAGCACCATGGCCGCGATCGAGGCAAGGCTGGACCCGGCGCGGTTCGTGCGCATCCACCGCAGCTACATCGTCAACCTGGCCAGCGTGGTCTCGATCGAGCCGCTGGAGGCGGGCGAGGCGCGGGTGCATCTGTGCGACGGCAGCCAGGTGCCGTGCAGCCGCCGCTACCGCGCCGCGCTGCGCGTGGCGGCCGGCGAGGGCGAAGCGGCGACCGTCGAGTAG
- the recJ gene encoding single-stranded-DNA-specific exonuclease RecJ — protein sequence MSSIARIVRRPAAAAAGPWHEATLPLLRRIYAARGAHHSGLAQPKLAQLLPPDALSGIDAAVALLAEAIAAGKRILVVGDFDCDGATACAVAVRGLRLLGAAQVLHAVPNRMVHGYGLSPALVAELAPLQPDLLVTVDHGIACHAGVAAAKALGWEVLVTDHHLPGPALPPADAIVDPNLAGDAFPSKMLAGVGVIFYVLLALRRHLRAHGAFAAAPPDLGVLLDLVAVGTVADLVPLDPNNRALVSAGLRRLQRGEGCLGLRALIEASGRDPARLSASDIGFALAPRLNAAGRLEDMALGIELLLCEDPQQARAIAATLEEINAERRAVQQQMTDEAEAVVAQALLAAPEQPPVAVCLFDAQWHPGVIGLVASKMKDRLHRPVIAFAPAEPGSTQLRGSARSIPGFHIRDAMAAVEAQRPGLMEKFGGHAMAAGLSLPQDALAEFEQVFRAHALASLDAELLQAELLSDGALDPHELDHHHAEALRQGGPWGQGFPEPLFDGEFEVLQWRVLKERHLKLSLRCPGRAEPLNAIHFNGWHGREPGRRVHIAYRLVADDYRGGNAVQLVVEHCLPLGN from the coding sequence ATGAGTTCGATCGCGCGCATCGTGCGGCGGCCCGCGGCGGCCGCGGCTGGCCCGTGGCACGAGGCCACATTGCCGCTGCTGCGGCGCATCTACGCCGCGCGCGGCGCGCACCATAGCGGACTGGCGCAGCCCAAGCTGGCGCAGTTGCTGCCGCCGGATGCGCTGAGCGGCATCGACGCCGCAGTGGCATTGCTGGCCGAGGCGATCGCCGCGGGCAAGCGCATTCTGGTGGTCGGCGATTTCGATTGCGACGGCGCCACCGCCTGCGCGGTGGCGGTGCGCGGGCTGCGCCTGCTCGGCGCCGCGCAGGTGCTGCACGCGGTGCCCAACCGCATGGTCCATGGTTACGGCCTGTCGCCGGCGCTGGTCGCGGAACTGGCGCCGTTGCAGCCGGACCTGCTGGTCACCGTGGACCACGGCATCGCCTGCCATGCCGGCGTCGCCGCGGCCAAGGCGCTCGGTTGGGAGGTACTGGTCACCGACCACCATCTGCCGGGTCCGGCGCTGCCGCCGGCCGATGCCATTGTCGATCCGAACCTGGCCGGCGACGCGTTCCCGAGCAAGATGCTGGCCGGCGTCGGCGTGATCTTCTATGTGCTGCTGGCATTGCGCCGGCACCTGCGCGCGCACGGCGCGTTCGCCGCGGCGCCGCCGGATCTGGGCGTGCTGCTGGATCTGGTCGCCGTCGGCACCGTCGCCGACCTGGTGCCGCTGGACCCGAACAACCGTGCACTGGTCTCGGCCGGCCTGCGCCGGCTGCAGCGTGGCGAGGGCTGCCTCGGCCTGCGCGCCTTGATCGAAGCCAGCGGTCGCGACCCGGCGCGGCTCAGCGCCAGCGACATCGGCTTCGCCCTGGCCCCGCGGCTCAACGCCGCCGGCCGGCTCGAGGACATGGCCCTGGGCATCGAGCTGCTGTTGTGCGAGGACCCGCAGCAGGCGCGTGCGATCGCCGCGACGCTGGAAGAGATCAACGCCGAACGCCGCGCCGTGCAGCAGCAGATGACCGACGAGGCCGAGGCGGTGGTGGCGCAGGCGCTGCTGGCCGCGCCCGAGCAGCCGCCGGTGGCGGTGTGCCTGTTCGATGCGCAGTGGCATCCCGGCGTGATCGGCCTGGTCGCCTCGAAGATGAAGGACCGCCTGCACCGGCCAGTGATTGCCTTCGCCCCGGCCGAGCCCGGCAGCACGCAGTTGCGCGGCTCGGCGCGTTCGATTCCCGGTTTCCATATCCGTGACGCGATGGCGGCGGTGGAGGCGCAGCGGCCGGGTCTGATGGAGAAGTTCGGCGGCCACGCCATGGCCGCGGGCCTGAGCCTGCCCCAGGACGCGCTGGCCGAGTTCGAACAGGTGTTCCGCGCGCATGCGCTGGCCAGCCTGGACGCGGAACTGCTGCAGGCCGAACTGCTCAGCGATGGTGCGCTGGACCCGCACGAACTCGACCATCACCATGCCGAGGCGTTGCGCCAGGGCGGGCCATGGGGGCAGGGCTTCCCCGAGCCGCTGTTCGACGGCGAATTCGAGGTGCTGCAGTGGCGCGTGCTGAAGGAGCGCCACCTCAAGCTGAGCCTGCGCTGCCCCGGCCGTGCCGAGCCCCTGAACGCGATCCATTTCAACGGCTGGCACGGCCGCGAACCTGGCCGCCGCGTACACATCGCCTATCGCCTGGTAGCCGACGATTATCGCGGCGGCAATGCGGTGCAACTGGTGGTGGAGCACTGTCTGCCATTGGGGAACTGA
- the prfB gene encoding peptide chain release factor 2 (programmed frameshift), producing MIELNPIRHRIADLSDRVLSLRGFLDYDAKKERLEEVTRELESPDVWNDPERAQGLGRERAGLEKTVGGIASVLDGLNESLEFLELAESENDEATAQAVLADVDRFQAQVEKLEFQRMFSGQMDASNAFVDIQAGAGGTEAQDWAEILLRMYLRWCESRGWKTELMEVSGGEVAGIKSATLRVEGDFAYGWLKTETGVHRLVRKSPFDSDNRRHTSFTSVFVSPEVDDNIDIDINPADLKTDVYRSSGAGGQHVNKTESAVRITHVPTGIVVACQTGRSQHQNRDNAMKMLAAKLYELEIQKRNAERDAVEATKSDIGWGSQIRNYVLDQSRIKDLRTGVERSDTQKVLDGDLDEFVEASLKSGLEVGSKRSDA from the exons ATGATCGAACTCAATCCGATTCGCCACCGCATCGCCGATCTGTCCGATCGGGTGCTGTCGCTACGGGGGTTTCTT GACTACGACGCCAAGAAGGAGCGTCTAGAGGAAGTTACCCGGGAGCTGGAAAGCCCCGATGTCTGGAACGACCCCGAGCGTGCCCAGGGCCTGGGCCGCGAACGCGCCGGCCTGGAGAAGACCGTCGGCGGCATCGCCAGCGTGCTCGATGGCCTGAACGAATCGCTGGAATTCCTGGAACTGGCCGAGAGCGAGAACGACGAGGCCACCGCGCAGGCGGTGCTGGCCGATGTCGACCGCTTCCAGGCGCAGGTGGAGAAGCTGGAATTCCAGCGCATGTTCTCCGGGCAGATGGACGCCAGCAACGCCTTCGTCGACATCCAGGCCGGCGCTGGCGGCACCGAGGCCCAGGACTGGGCCGAGATCCTGCTGCGCATGTACCTGCGCTGGTGCGAATCGCGCGGCTGGAAGACCGAGCTGATGGAAGTCTCCGGCGGCGAAGTGGCCGGGATCAAGTCGGCCACGCTGCGCGTGGAAGGCGACTTCGCCTACGGCTGGCTGAAGACCGAGACCGGCGTGCACCGGCTGGTGCGCAAGTCGCCGTTCGACTCGGACAACCGCCGCCATACCAGCTTCACCTCGGTGTTCGTGTCGCCGGAAGTGGACGACAACATCGACATCGACATCAATCCGGCCGACCTCAAGACCGACGTGTACCGGTCCTCCGGCGCCGGCGGCCAGCACGTCAACAAGACCGAGTCGGCGGTGCGCATCACCCACGTGCCCACCGGCATCGTGGTGGCCTGCCAGACCGGGCGCAGCCAGCACCAGAATCGCGACAACGCGATGAAGATGCTGGCCGCCAAGCTGTACGAGCTGGAGATCCAGAAGCGCAACGCCGAACGCGATGCGGTGGAGGCGACCAAGTCCGACATCGGCTGGGGCAGCCAGATCCGCAACTACGTGCTCGACCAGAGCCGGATCAAGGACCTGCGCACCGGCGTGGAGCGCTCGGACACCCAGAAGGTGCTCGACGGCGACCTGGACGAGTTCGTCGAGGCCAGCCTCAAGTCCGGCCTGGAAGTCGGCTCCAAACGCAGCGACGCCTGA
- the greA gene encoding transcription elongation factor GreA — translation MTMQGAQRLREELDHLKSVKRPEVITAIAEARAHGDLKENAEYHAAREQQGFIEGRIKQLESELSHAEVIDVSKLAVGSKVVFGATVTLADVETDEEKRYQLVGDLEADIKLGLIAISSPLARALIGKMEGDSVSIDAPAGRREYEIVSVAYVG, via the coding sequence ATCACCATGCAAGGCGCGCAGCGGTTGCGCGAGGAACTGGATCACCTGAAGTCGGTCAAGCGTCCCGAGGTCATTACTGCCATCGCCGAGGCGCGTGCGCACGGCGACCTCAAGGAGAACGCCGAGTATCACGCCGCGCGCGAGCAGCAGGGTTTCATCGAAGGCCGCATCAAGCAGCTGGAGAGCGAGCTGTCGCACGCCGAGGTCATCGACGTCAGCAAGCTGGCGGTCGGCAGCAAGGTGGTGTTCGGCGCCACCGTGACGCTGGCCGACGTCGAGACCGACGAAGAGAAGCGCTACCAGTTGGTCGGCGACCTGGAAGCGGACATCAAGCTCGGCCTGATCGCGATCTCCTCGCCGCTGGCGCGTGCGCTGATCGGCAAGATGGAAGGCGACAGCGTCAGCATCGATGCCCCGGCCGGTCGCCGCGAGTACGAGATCGTCAGCGTCGCCTACGTCGGCTGA
- a CDS encoding phosphoglycerate mutase, with translation MAVATLLLPERVRLAGAVLAGEVARAFGRADRTQATPGGEAQLRRHFVLAEASLPAAALTRQLDAGDAGDGLWLRADPAYVVPDMQGARLMAHGDMLPLDAVDLDALLPAVQGLFAESGLTLDAPDPTRWYLRLPADSVLPVFAAPAQVLGADLFDHLPQGEDARRWRALLTEAQIVLHQHPWNRERVARGQPAINSLWFWGGGRLPATVGTAHAQVRSRDPLLRALAQAAGVVDAQAPRVDALVDLRQLRAPEQFVGEVVQPLLQALRDGELQQLQLDFEDGTCFRIAPAQRWRLWRRPLSRLDA, from the coding sequence ATGGCGGTCGCCACCTTGCTGTTGCCGGAGCGGGTCCGCCTGGCCGGCGCCGTGCTGGCCGGCGAGGTGGCGCGTGCGTTCGGCCGTGCCGACCGCACGCAGGCCACGCCGGGCGGCGAGGCACAGTTGCGCCGCCATTTCGTGCTGGCGGAAGCATCGCTGCCGGCCGCCGCGCTGACCCGGCAGCTTGACGCTGGCGATGCCGGCGATGGCCTGTGGCTGCGCGCCGATCCTGCCTACGTGGTGCCGGACATGCAGGGCGCGCGGCTGATGGCGCATGGCGACATGTTGCCGCTCGACGCGGTGGACCTGGACGCGCTGCTGCCGGCGGTGCAGGGCCTGTTCGCCGAGAGCGGGCTGACCCTGGACGCGCCCGATCCGACCCGCTGGTATCTGCGCCTGCCGGCCGACAGCGTGCTGCCGGTCTTCGCGGCGCCGGCGCAGGTGCTCGGGGCGGACCTGTTCGATCATCTGCCGCAGGGCGAGGACGCGCGCCGCTGGCGTGCGCTGCTGACCGAGGCGCAGATTGTGCTGCATCAGCATCCGTGGAACCGCGAGCGCGTCGCGCGCGGCCAGCCGGCGATCAATTCGCTGTGGTTCTGGGGCGGCGGCCGCCTGCCGGCCACGGTCGGCACCGCGCATGCGCAGGTGCGCAGTCGCGATCCGCTGTTGCGTGCCTTGGCCCAGGCCGCCGGCGTCGTCGATGCGCAGGCACCACGGGTCGATGCACTGGTCGACCTGCGCCAGCTGCGCGCGCCCGAACAGTTCGTCGGCGAGGTGGTGCAACCATTGCTGCAGGCGCTGCGCGATGGCGAGCTGCAGCAACTGCAGCTGGATTTCGAGGACGGCACCTGTTTCCGCATCGCCCCCGCGCAACGCTGGCGCCTGTGGCGGCGGCCGTTGTCGCGCCTGGACGCATGA
- a CDS encoding DUF6973 domain-containing protein, with product MAVAPAMPLPTRRWRWPATALLVLAAYPAFVLGAVYPQWLSAGLPGGRDGPADAYRHSLASAVVAYTLSPRCVDWVTAVMERDGRGSTSRAMDAHNNRIGARIGATASSWAAMQREVRAAVDHGAIDARSSDQITWRAPAAWQDRLY from the coding sequence ATGGCCGTAGCGCCGGCCATGCCGTTGCCGACCCGCCGCTGGCGGTGGCCGGCTACGGCGTTGCTGGTGCTGGCCGCGTATCCGGCCTTCGTGCTGGGCGCGGTGTACCCGCAGTGGCTCAGCGCCGGCCTGCCGGGCGGGCGCGATGGCCCTGCCGATGCGTACCGCCACAGCCTGGCCAGCGCCGTGGTCGCCTACACCCTGTCGCCACGCTGTGTGGACTGGGTCACGGCGGTCATGGAGCGCGACGGCCGCGGCTCCACGAGCCGGGCGATGGACGCCCACAACAACCGGATCGGCGCGCGCATCGGCGCCACCGCCAGCAGTTGGGCCGCGATGCAGCGCGAGGTTCGCGCCGCGGTCGACCATGGCGCGATCGATGCGCGTTCGTCCGATCAGATCACCTGGCGCGCCCCCGCGGCGTGGCAGGACCGCCTCTACTGA
- the carB gene encoding carbamoyl-phosphate synthase large subunit, which yields MPKRTDLQTILIIGAGPIVIGQACEFDYSGAQACKALRDEGYRVVLVNSNPATIMTDPNMADAVYIEPINWQTVEKIIAKEKPDALLPTMGGQTALNCALDLADHGVLEKYGVELIGAKREAIRMAEDRELFRVAMGEIGLECPKAAVAHTLEEALEIQTTVGYPTIIRPSFTLGGSGGGIAYNREELIEIVGRGLELSPTSEVLVEESVLGWKEFEMEVVRDTADNCIIVCSIENLDPMGVHTGDSITVAPAQTLTDKEYQRLRDASIAVLRKIGVDTGGSNVQFGINAQTGRVVVIEMNPRVSRSSALASKATGFPIAKVAAKLAVGYTLDELKNEITGGLTPASFEPSIDYVVTKIPRFAFEKFPQADARLTTQMKSVGEVMAMGRTFSESLQKALRGLETGKIGLDPTGLNLTSEDDLAALKRELKAPGPERLFYVADAFRAGMSVEQVHALSFIDPWFLDQIEDLMAQEVQVAADGLAALDAARLRTLKRAGFSDARLAELCGTNEAAVRALRRAHKVRPVYKRVDSCAAEFATDTAYLYSTYEDECEAKPSNRDKIMILGGGPNRIGQGIEFDYCCVHAALALREDGYETIMVNCNPETVSTDYDTSDRLYFEPLTLEDVLEIVELEQPKGVIVQYGGQTPLKLARALEANGVPVIGTSPDSIDLAEDRERFQQLVDKLGLKQPPNRIARNAEEALVLAREIGYPLVVRPSYVLGGRAMEIVYGESDLARYVRDAVKVSNDSPVLLDRFLDNAVEVDVDIIADQDGQVLIGGVMEHIEEAGVHSGDSSCSLPPYSLLPATQAELRRQVVELAKALNVVGLMNTQFAVQVNDAGDDIVYLLEVNPRASRTVPFVSKAIGVPLAKIAARCMAGKTLAEQGALKEIVPDYYSVKEAIFPFAKFQGVDPILGPEMRSTGEVMGVGRSFGAAFARAQEAGGIKAPPLGKAFVSVRDPDKQRVLPVAQALVERGYTLVATRGTCAWLQQHGLQCEQVNKVAEGRPHIVDLIKNGEIVYIVNTTEGRAAISDSFSIRREALQHRVTYSTTVAGARALVHSLEFRGTGPVWALQELHKELEA from the coding sequence ATGCCCAAGCGCACCGACCTCCAAACCATCCTCATCATCGGCGCCGGCCCGATCGTCATCGGCCAGGCCTGCGAGTTCGACTACTCCGGCGCGCAGGCGTGCAAGGCGCTGCGCGACGAGGGCTACCGCGTGGTGCTGGTCAACAGCAACCCGGCCACGATCATGACCGACCCGAACATGGCCGACGCCGTGTACATCGAGCCGATCAACTGGCAGACGGTCGAGAAGATCATCGCCAAGGAAAAGCCCGATGCGCTGCTGCCGACCATGGGCGGGCAGACCGCGTTGAACTGTGCGCTGGACCTGGCCGACCATGGCGTGCTGGAGAAGTACGGCGTCGAACTGATCGGTGCCAAGCGCGAGGCCATCCGCATGGCCGAGGACCGCGAGCTGTTCCGCGTGGCGATGGGCGAGATCGGCCTGGAGTGCCCGAAGGCGGCGGTGGCCCACACCCTGGAAGAGGCGCTGGAGATCCAGACCACGGTCGGCTACCCGACCATCATCCGCCCCAGCTTCACCCTCGGCGGCAGCGGCGGCGGCATCGCCTACAACCGCGAAGAGCTGATCGAGATCGTCGGCCGCGGTCTGGAACTGTCGCCGACCAGCGAAGTGCTGGTCGAGGAGTCGGTGCTGGGCTGGAAGGAGTTCGAGATGGAAGTGGTCCGCGACACCGCGGACAACTGCATCATCGTCTGCTCGATCGAGAACCTGGACCCGATGGGCGTGCACACCGGCGACTCGATCACCGTCGCCCCGGCGCAAACCCTCACCGACAAGGAATACCAGCGCCTGCGCGACGCCTCGATCGCCGTGCTGCGCAAGATCGGCGTGGACACCGGCGGCTCCAACGTGCAGTTCGGCATCAATGCGCAGACCGGCCGCGTGGTGGTGATCGAGATGAACCCGCGCGTGTCGCGCTCCTCGGCGCTGGCCTCCAAGGCCACCGGCTTCCCGATCGCCAAGGTCGCGGCCAAGCTGGCGGTCGGCTACACCCTGGACGAACTGAAGAACGAAATCACCGGCGGCCTGACCCCGGCCTCGTTCGAGCCGTCGATCGACTACGTGGTCACCAAGATCCCGCGCTTCGCCTTCGAGAAGTTCCCGCAGGCCGACGCGCGCCTGACCACGCAGATGAAGTCGGTGGGCGAGGTCATGGCGATGGGCCGCACCTTCTCCGAATCGCTGCAGAAGGCGCTGCGCGGGCTGGAGACCGGCAAGATCGGGCTCGATCCGACCGGCCTGAACCTGACCAGCGAAGACGACCTGGCCGCGCTCAAGCGCGAACTGAAGGCGCCGGGTCCGGAGCGGCTGTTCTACGTCGCCGACGCCTTCCGCGCCGGCATGAGCGTGGAGCAGGTGCACGCGCTGTCGTTCATCGACCCCTGGTTCCTGGACCAGATCGAAGACCTGATGGCGCAGGAAGTGCAGGTGGCCGCCGACGGCCTCGCCGCGCTGGACGCGGCACGCCTGCGCACGCTCAAGCGCGCCGGCTTCTCCGATGCGCGCCTGGCCGAGCTGTGCGGCACCAACGAGGCCGCGGTGCGCGCGTTGCGCCGCGCACACAAGGTGCGGCCGGTGTACAAGCGGGTGGACTCGTGCGCGGCGGAATTCGCCACCGACACCGCCTACCTGTATTCGACCTACGAGGACGAGTGCGAGGCCAAGCCCAGCAACCGCGACAAGATCATGATTCTTGGCGGCGGTCCCAACCGCATCGGCCAGGGCATCGAGTTCGATTACTGCTGTGTGCACGCGGCGCTGGCGCTGCGCGAGGACGGTTACGAGACCATCATGGTCAACTGCAATCCGGAGACCGTGTCCACCGACTACGACACCTCCGATCGCCTGTACTTCGAACCGCTGACCCTGGAAGACGTGCTGGAGATCGTCGAGCTGGAGCAGCCCAAGGGCGTGATCGTGCAGTACGGCGGGCAGACCCCGCTGAAGCTGGCGCGTGCGCTGGAAGCCAACGGCGTGCCGGTGATCGGCACTTCGCCGGACTCGATCGACCTGGCCGAGGACCGCGAGCGCTTCCAGCAGCTGGTCGACAAGCTCGGCCTGAAGCAGCCGCCGAACCGCATCGCCCGCAACGCCGAGGAAGCATTGGTGCTGGCGCGCGAGATCGGCTACCCGCTGGTGGTGCGCCCGAGCTACGTGCTCGGCGGTCGCGCCATGGAAATCGTCTACGGCGAATCCGATCTGGCGCGCTACGTGCGCGACGCGGTCAAGGTCTCCAACGATTCGCCGGTGCTGCTGGACCGCTTCCTCGACAACGCGGTGGAAGTGGACGTGGACATCATCGCCGACCAGGACGGCCAGGTGCTGATCGGCGGCGTGATGGAGCACATCGAGGAAGCCGGCGTGCATTCGGGCGATTCGTCCTGCTCGCTGCCGCCATACTCGCTGTTGCCGGCCACCCAGGCCGAGCTGCGTCGCCAGGTGGTCGAACTGGCCAAGGCGCTGAACGTGGTCGGGCTGATGAATACCCAGTTCGCGGTGCAGGTGAACGATGCTGGCGACGACATCGTCTACCTGCTGGAAGTGAACCCGCGCGCCTCGCGCACCGTGCCGTTCGTGTCCAAGGCCATCGGTGTGCCGCTGGCCAAGATCGCCGCGCGCTGCATGGCCGGCAAGACCCTGGCCGAGCAGGGCGCGCTGAAGGAGATCGTGCCCGACTACTACTCGGTGAAGGAGGCGATCTTCCCGTTCGCCAAGTTCCAGGGCGTCGATCCGATCCTCGGCCCGGAGATGCGTTCCACTGGTGAGGTGATGGGCGTGGGCCGCAGCTTCGGCGCGGCGTTCGCGCGCGCGCAGGAAGCCGGCGGCATCAAGGCACCGCCGCTGGGCAAGGCCTTCGTGTCGGTGCGCGATCCGGACAAGCAGCGCGTGCTGCCGGTGGCGCAGGCGCTGGTCGAGCGCGGCTACACCCTGGTCGCCACCCGCGGCACCTGCGCCTGGCTGCAGCAGCACGGTCTGCAGTGTGAACAGGTGAACAAGGTGGCCGAAGGCCGTCCGCACATCGTCGATCTGATCAAGAATGGCGAAATCGTGTATATCGTCAACACCACCGAGGGCCGGGCGGCGATCTCCGACTCGTTCTCGATCCGTCGCGAAGCCCTGCAGCATCGCGTCACCTATTCGACCACGGTCGCCGGCGCGCGTGCGCTGGTGCATTCATTGGAATTCCGCGGCACCGGTCCGGTCTGGGCGCTGCAGGAACTGCACAAGGAGCTGGAAGCGTGA